From the genome of Streptomyces sp. V1I1, one region includes:
- a CDS encoding 6-carboxytetrahydropterin synthase, protein MFSITVRDHLMIAHSFRGEVFGPAQRLHGATFLVDATFRRAELDADNIVVDIGLATRELGALVGELNYRNLDDESDFAGTNTSTEFLAKVIADRLADRVHAGALGEGARGLAGITVTLHESHIAWASYERTL, encoded by the coding sequence TTGTTCAGCATCACCGTCCGCGACCACCTCATGATCGCTCACAGCTTCCGTGGAGAGGTCTTCGGCCCCGCGCAGCGCCTGCACGGAGCGACGTTCCTTGTGGACGCCACCTTCCGCCGCGCCGAGTTGGACGCCGACAACATCGTTGTCGACATCGGACTGGCCACCCGGGAACTCGGCGCCTTGGTCGGCGAGTTGAACTACCGCAATCTCGACGACGAATCCGACTTCGCGGGCACCAATACCAGTACGGAATTCCTGGCGAAGGTCATCGCCGACCGTCTCGCCGACCGGGTGCACGCAGGGGCTCTGGGCGAGGGCGCCCGCGGCCTGGCCGGCATCACGGTCACCCTGCACGAATCACATATCGCCTGGGCGAGTTACGAGCGCACCCTGTGA